The proteins below come from a single Candidatus Delongbacteria bacterium genomic window:
- a CDS encoding glycosyltransferase family 2 protein encodes MLPSRPLISVIMPIHNTRPFLEQAIASVVAQTCPDWELILVDDASTDGSAELAQAWARRDARLRWARNGSRLGAAATMNHGITLASGEFLCFLGSDDVYHPRKLELQLEHMLAHGCSFSQTGHHRCSEDLGLWSLPILPAERVVHGDLTRINRIASATVMLRAAAYPDLAYPDWPARADYVLWLRLLSAGGSVCGIRHSLYGYRQRPGAISRSSLLRYRLQWKILREELALSPPKAGCGFLAWLVAGVMRRGEQRLRAHAPADYDQVFRKLAPPTDSPG; translated from the coding sequence TCGGTCGTGGCTCAGACTTGCCCGGACTGGGAACTGATTCTGGTGGATGATGCCTCCACCGATGGCTCGGCCGAGCTGGCCCAAGCCTGGGCCAGGCGGGATGCCCGCTTGCGCTGGGCACGCAATGGCTCACGCCTGGGTGCCGCCGCCACCATGAACCATGGGATCACGCTGGCGAGCGGGGAGTTTCTCTGCTTCCTGGGCAGCGATGACGTGTATCATCCCCGCAAGCTGGAACTGCAGCTGGAACACATGCTCGCCCATGGCTGCAGTTTTTCGCAGACCGGCCACCATCGCTGTTCGGAGGACCTTGGACTCTGGAGCCTGCCCATTCTGCCAGCTGAGCGTGTCGTCCATGGGGATCTGACACGGATCAATCGCATCGCCAGTGCCACGGTGATGCTCAGGGCGGCGGCATATCCTGACCTGGCGTATCCGGATTGGCCAGCCAGAGCGGACTACGTACTCTGGCTTCGCCTGCTGTCCGCGGGTGGCAGCGTGTGCGGCATTCGCCATTCGCTGTACGGCTACCGACAGCGCCCCGGTGCCATCAGTCGGTCGAGCTTGCTCAGGTACCGTCTGCAGTGGAAGATCCTTCGGGAGGAGCTGGCACTGTCTCCTCCGAAGGCCGGCTGCGGGTTTCTTGCCTGGCTCGTCGCCGGGGTGATGCGGCGAGGAGAGCAGCGACTGCGGGCACACGCCCCGGCGGACTACGACCAGGTTTTTCGGAAACTGGCTCCACCAACCGACTCGCCAGGCTGA